The nucleotide window ACAGATGATCACCTTCAAGCAGGCATGGGTTATCTACCGTCCTGGAGACCTTGTTGTCAGCGAAGTGCTGGGAAAGTCATGGTTATCACGTGTGGAGAAGGTGTCTTATGGGACAAGCCGAAACCGTGGACCATATGTGACGATTCATATGAAATACTGCGACGCCAATGATGATGCAATTGGGGAAGCCCAAAGATCTACGAACATCTTCCAGAGCGATCACTTTGCGTCAGACCATCCAGCAAAGATCAAGCGACTTCCAGTATATCCAAGAAAATTCAGTGATCGTGGACCAGATCTAGAAATCGAACTTCTTGAACGAGGCAAAAAGTTCATCACCAATCGCGGGATCTTGACAAAAGACTATGATGGTATCGCAGAGTGGCTAAAAGAGCCTCCGCTTGACTTTTTTGACCCTAATATGGCAGACTATCCGCCCATCTGGCTACCATTCACGGTAGGCTTTCATCCAACTTCCATGAATAGTACTAACAGTAACAGGAAACCGGACGTGTCGTACTTGATCGCAAGACCTTCGAAGAAGACAACTATAGCCACGTTACCATGattgaagaggttgatgatccGGAACTTTTCCTCTGTCCGCCATATGCACTGGGGTACTCCACCGGGCGAAAGGAGTGGTGTCGCTATCTAGTTGATAATCTGAGGGATGTGACATGGAAAGAGAACGCATGGTCCTCGCTCATTCTTGACCAGGAACAAAAGCAGGTATTGAAAGCTCTGGTCATGTCACACAAACACCCAGAGAGAGTCAGGAGCCTGTCAGAACAGAAGGGTAAAGGATTGGTGGTTCTTCTGTAAGTCTTTACCGAACATTTGCATGATGATTGACATTGACTCAACTTCCAGGCATGGCACCCCTGGTTCCGGTAAGACGCTCTCTGCGGAAACAGCAGCCGAGATGTCAAAGAAGGCTCTTTTGTCTACAAGCATGAGTGAGCTAAACAGATATGATAGGTGAGTAGTTCTCCTTTGGGGACTGATTGGAGGCGTATGTGCTGATCTCACAAATGAAGAGCATACGCCTTTGAGTACAGGCTCAAACAGATTCTACAATACGCCACAACCTGGAACGCGATAATCCTATTTGACGAAGCAGACGTTTTCCTCGAGAGCCGAGATATGACTTCCAACAGCACCACGCGCAGTGCCCTCGTGGCTGTATTCCTCAAACACCTCGAATATTTCTCAGGTATTGTTTTTCTAACAACAAACCGCCTCGGCAGTATAGATGCTGCGATGAAGTCCCGAATCCACCTGTCGCTTTCATTCGGTCCTCCCGAGGCAGACGTTCGCCGCCAGATCTGGAAACAGAACCTTGAAGCTGTCCCcattgatgagactgagattGGTGGGAAGGAATCGAGTGGTCGGGCAGCTGACGACCTGATACATCATAAGCTTAACGGACGTGAGATTTCTAATGCTCTCAACACGGCGAGGACTCTTGCAAGATTTGAGGAGGTCAAGTTGAGTTTACAACATATTGAGACGGTACTCAAAGTTGGACAGACATTCGGGAAGCATATAGGAGCTTAGATTGTTTCTAGGTTCTCtgtgccggaataagcttacagccacaaatctctaggttctctctgctggaataagctcacagccacaaatctcaactgcaaataacacttctagcccccAACATCGAGACATTGTGCAGCTTCTATAAGGGAGGTAGATGCCTCTATTACTTATCAACAATCTTGCCCAAGCACCCAAGCCAACGGAGACCCTTACCTCCGCTTTCAGTCGACGTAGTATCCAGAGTCATGACACGATATCCACGCCCTCTAGAGCCTTTTGTTCACCCCGGATCTGCTGCAACGAGACAGACCGTATGGCTTGGCCAGAGAGCATTAGGTGGTGCAAGGCATCGCCATGTGACTGTATGGATGCTTCATCCACCTGTTCCTGGACCACATCGAGTCTCCAACTGGTATGTAGATGTCCGACGGCTTCCCAAGCCTGGAGTACAGAGGGTGTTATGTGATATTTCCATGTGCCCCTCCAAAGAATCCTGCCTTGCCGTGCACAACGGATCCTGCAATACTGAAAGAGCGCCGCCAACCCTTTTCGTCCGTTCCAAATCTCCAGGGTTTCTAGCCGTGGCATCCTGAGGGCCGCCACCGCCGCTGCCTCTAGTAGAGCGTCTATCTTGGTGGAATCCTCTTCCGGCTTAAGGAGTTGGGCAGTCAATACCAGCGAGGTTAGGTTGGGCCATTCCCAAGAGGAGTCTATGGCGAAGAAATGACCAGCATCTATAATAAAGGAGGCGGCGAGATGC belongs to Fusarium musae strain F31 chromosome 9, whole genome shotgun sequence and includes:
- a CDS encoding hypothetical protein (EggNog:ENOG41) produces the protein MTSDQLHANHENGIGPASQDSICESKVYHHTKNKEGRDQCKEQVQDSEPTKNSEDDEDSPYALIVRRRFSEKREVESTTVCVNSPLIHKAFQDVIGSYPTVASDFKTSFKLESPFQILLHYWDPLEAYRDDADSPRMRQHLNLLFRFMEEEMGPERRTLQHMLQKQMITFKQAWVIYRPGDLVVSEVLGKSWLSRVEKVSYGTSRNRGPYVTIHMKYCDANDDAIGEAQRSTNIFQSDHFASDHPAKIKRLPVYPRKFSDRGPDLEIELLERGKKFITNRGILTKDYDGIAEWLKEPPLDFFDPNMADYPPIWLPFTETGRVVLDRKTFEEDNYSHVTMIEEVDDPELFLCPPYALGYSTGRKEWCRYLVDNLRDVTWKENAWSSLILDQEQKQVLKALVMSHKHPERVRSLSEQKGKGLVVLLHGTPGSGKTLSAETAAEMSKKALLSTSMSELNRYDRAYAFEYRLKQILQYATTWNAIILFDEADVFLESRDMTSNSTTRSALVAVFLKHLEYFSGIVFLTTNRLGSIDAAMKSRIHLSLSFGPPEADVRRQIWKQNLEAVPIDETEIGGKESSGRAADDLIHHKLNGREISNALNTARTLARFEEVKLSLQHIETVLKVGQTFGKHIGA